The DNA segment TTCTTCTTGATTTTTATATAAAACTGCACAACCTTGTGCTAGTTCTCGCACCTTTAGAATATAGTTTTGTCTCTCTGTAACAGAGATAGCTTTTCTTGCATCTAAAGTATTAAAAGCATGTGAAGCTAACATACATTGATCATACGCTGGAAGAGGAAGTTCTTTTTCTAAACAAACTTTGCACTCATTAAAGGCATCATCAAAATGTCTAAATAGCATATCTGTATTTGCTACTTCAAAGTTGTATGTAGAGAACTCATATTCACTCTCTTTGTGAACATCCCCATAGGTAGTTTTTCCATAACAGTTTTCATTCCAGATAATGTCATATACAGAATCAACACCTTGTAAGTACATTGCAAGTCTTTCTGTTCCATAAGTAATCTCAACTGCTACTGGATCACAAGCAAGACCCCCTACTTGTTGAAAATATGTGAATTGAGTAACTTCCATAC comes from the Halarcobacter ebronensis genome and includes:
- the glyQ gene encoding glycine--tRNA ligase subunit alpha encodes the protein MVTFSEVLLKLQQFWAEQGCNIVQPYDIPAGAGTFHPATLLRSLDSTPWSTAYVAPSRRPTDGRYGENPNRLGAYYQFQVLIKPSPDNIQDLYLKSLEFLGLDLSKHDIRFVEDNWESPTLGAWGLGWEVWLDGMEVTQFTYFQQVGGLACDPVAVEITYGTERLAMYLQGVDSVYDIIWNENCYGKTTYGDVHKESEYEFSTYNFEVANTDMLFRHFDDAFNECKVCLEKELPLPAYDQCMLASHAFNTLDARKAISVTERQNYILKVRELAQGCAVLYKNQEEDRLKRVGRK